One Candidatus Campbellbacteria bacterium genomic region harbors:
- a CDS encoding PrgI family protein, with protein sequence MRFEVPQFIDIEDKVFGPLTFKQFIYLAGSVGLSAVLWIFAPLLIALPLIVLVIALGVALSFYKINNKPFIAVIESAFKYSLAHKLYIWKKEAKKASAEKEIVEQDPGITVPRISDSKLRDLAWSLDVHDALSGDQEQR encoded by the coding sequence ATGCGTTTCGAAGTTCCACAATTTATCGACATAGAAGACAAAGTATTTGGACCACTTACTTTTAAACAGTTCATCTATCTTGCTGGTAGCGTAGGGCTTTCTGCGGTTCTGTGGATTTTTGCACCGCTCCTTATTGCACTTCCTCTTATTGTGCTTGTCATTGCACTTGGTGTTGCTCTTTCATTTTACAAAATAAACAACAAGCCTTTTATTGCCGTTATTGAGTCAGCATTCAAGTACTCTCTCGCACATAAACTCTACATTTGGAAAAAAGAAGCAAAAAAAGCAAGTGCTGAAAAAGAAATAGTCGAGCAAGATCCCGGTATTACCGTTCCTCGCATTTCAGATAGTAAATTACGTGACCTCGCGTGGAGTTTGGATGTACACGACGCTCTGAGTGGAGACCAAGAGCAACGCTAG
- a CDS encoding four helix bundle protein yields the protein MPDYKIPTLTQRTSRFGKTIIQFVKTIQPTYINKPLLMQIVRSGTSIGANYMEADCGESQKDFIHKLSVTRKEAKETMYWAHMLHVTNPEKRDGCVMVYTEAQELVRIFSSIIKRTRSKNL from the coding sequence ATGCCTGATTACAAAATACCAACACTAACTCAACGCACATCAAGGTTTGGAAAAACCATTATACAGTTTGTCAAAACTATTCAACCAACATACATAAATAAACCCCTGTTGATGCAGATCGTTCGTTCAGGAACAAGTATTGGGGCAAATTACATGGAGGCCGATTGTGGGGAATCTCAAAAAGATTTTATTCACAAACTTTCCGTTACGCGAAAAGAAGCAAAAGAAACAATGTACTGGGCGCATATGTTGCACGTAACTAATCCTGAAAAACGAGATGGGTGTGTAATGGTGTATACTGAAGCACAGGAATTGGTTAGAATATTCTCATCAATTATTAAAAGAACACGATCAAAAAATCTTTGA
- a CDS encoding peptidoglycan-binding protein, with product MQKNIFLCIGMCVGIFLTPLFSNASTELFFRNLTIGDSGSDVVQLQVFLNQNSATKILGTGPGSPGKETTYYGALTADAVRRYQELHSQEILVPYGLKSGTGVFGAGTRALVGLSVGLGQGNVSMGVSPQQTTQTKDSGTGGTSTFSGMVKPVVVDTAVDPDKKTKELFTSIMTKAKPSIISQKQIDEAKKDTQVISETKITPPTTQAILDLEQKQNEKNAELFITLLQEGGYLKDMDAKVQDAVKKQIRENSKKDIMSLVKATEDVAWKIPEVQKPTTLLAGFGDSLLSMFRPKQADAFAIPIFGGYVYYRFLCTASGTWAIVVGLPMPAWLGYTYVQKFAYWQMPFALITAGWYTPGVQTCYFQAGPYTVLIPTMGVMTFFMGSSLP from the coding sequence ATGCAAAAAAATATTTTCCTGTGTATAGGTATGTGCGTCGGTATTTTTTTGACACCACTTTTTTCTAATGCATCAACGGAACTATTTTTTCGTAACTTAACCATTGGTGATTCCGGCTCTGACGTGGTGCAGTTACAGGTTTTTTTAAATCAAAATTCGGCAACTAAGATTTTGGGAACAGGACCAGGGTCTCCAGGAAAAGAAACGACATATTATGGCGCACTGACAGCCGATGCGGTACGGCGATACCAAGAACTGCATTCCCAAGAAATCCTTGTTCCATATGGCTTAAAATCGGGAACGGGTGTTTTTGGTGCGGGAACACGCGCACTTGTGGGGCTTTCTGTTGGTCTTGGGCAAGGTAATGTGTCCATGGGTGTATCTCCACAACAAACAACCCAAACTAAGGATTCTGGTACGGGTGGTACGAGTACATTTAGTGGCATGGTCAAGCCGGTTGTTGTGGATACAGCGGTAGATCCTGACAAAAAGACGAAGGAGCTATTTACCAGCATTATGACAAAAGCTAAGCCGTCTATTATTTCTCAAAAACAAATAGATGAGGCAAAAAAAGACACGCAGGTTATTTCTGAAACAAAAATAACCCCACCAACGACGCAGGCAATACTAGATCTTGAACAAAAACAAAATGAAAAAAATGCAGAACTGTTCATCACACTTCTTCAAGAAGGTGGATATCTAAAAGATATGGATGCAAAAGTACAAGATGCGGTTAAAAAACAGATTCGTGAAAACTCCAAGAAGGATATTATGTCTCTGGTGAAAGCTACTGAAGATGTTGCGTGGAAAATTCCAGAGGTGCAAAAACCAACGACGCTTTTGGCTGGTTTTGGGGATTCTCTACTGAGTATGTTTCGACCAAAACAAGCTGATGCTTTTGCTATACCGATTTTTGGAGGGTATGTATACTACCGTTTTTTGTGTACCGCAAGCGGAACGTGGGCAATTGTTGTTGGGTTACCTATGCCGGCATGGCTTGGGTATACGTACGTTCAAAAGTTTGCCTACTGGCAGATGCCTTTTGCCCTTATAACTGCGGGGTGGTATACGCCAGGAGTTCAGACGTGTTACTTCCAAGCGGGCCCGTACACAGTGTTGATTCCAACGATGGGAGTGATGACCTTCTTTATGGGGTCTTCATTACCGTAG
- the rsmA gene encoding ribosomal RNA small subunit methyltransferase A: MTHRAKKELGQNFLKSKVALNKIIEVGELSATDTVLEIGPGKGALTRALLDTGCRVLAIEKDADLVTYLQEIFAPEITSKQLQIVRDDIRTFDFSHYALDDSRYKLIANIPYYITGEILELFLAGTHKPERIVVLVQKEVAQRIVAHDGKESILSMSVKVFGTPKLVMNVSKKYFSPAPKVDSAILLITNITSHLSPVDETTFFTLVKTGFAHKRKQLVPNLASLIPKETLSRFLIERGFSPNARAEELSAEDWVALTTVMKTP, translated from the coding sequence ATGACACATCGTGCAAAAAAAGAACTAGGGCAAAACTTTTTAAAATCAAAAGTTGCACTCAATAAAATTATTGAGGTAGGTGAACTATCCGCAACAGACACTGTGCTTGAAATTGGACCAGGGAAGGGAGCCCTGACGCGAGCACTCCTTGATACAGGATGTCGTGTGCTCGCGATTGAAAAAGATGCCGACCTTGTTACATACCTGCAGGAAATATTTGCTCCAGAAATTACATCAAAACAATTACAGATTGTTCGAGATGACATTCGCACGTTTGATTTTTCTCATTACGCGCTAGATGATTCACGTTACAAGTTAATTGCAAACATTCCGTACTACATCACGGGAGAAATTCTCGAATTATTTTTAGCAGGAACACACAAACCTGAACGCATCGTAGTGCTTGTACAAAAAGAAGTTGCACAACGTATTGTCGCACACGATGGAAAGGAGAGTATTCTTTCGATGTCAGTTAAAGTCTTTGGCACACCGAAGCTTGTCATGAATGTTTCAAAAAAATATTTTTCTCCTGCGCCAAAAGTTGATTCCGCAATTCTTCTCATCACCAACATCACATCGCACCTTTCACCTGTCGACGAAACAACCTTCTTTACCCTCGTTAAAACAGGATTTGCCCACAAACGAAAACAACTCGTTCCCAATCTTGCGAGCCTCATACCAAAAGAAACGCTTTCGCGTTTCTTAATCGAGCGTGGTTTTTCTCCAAATGCTCGGGCAGAAGAACTATCCGCCGAGGATTGGGTTGCATTGACTACGGTAATGAAGACCCCATAA
- a CDS encoding UvrD-helicase domain-containing protein: protein MVFDIGYLLFGAHAPWYDASMHYLESLNPAQRRAVEHIDGALMIIAGAGTGKTRVITTRILHLINSGVLPEKILAITFTNKAATEMRERVGHLLGRTLHASYHIPATTSPFVGTFHSLGVKILRESAARLGVTKYFTIFDRDNSLSAIKRIVKDLGLDPKQHSPNAFLSVISKNKGEATTLSKFKEKAGSSYFERLVVPVWEKYNDVLTKEKAFDFDDLLLSTLELLKKNPDILEHYQQRWSHVHVDEYQDTNTVQYEFTKLLAGGHGNICVVGDHDQCIYTWRSADMRNLARFEKDFANVTIVMLEENYRSTQTILSAANSAIAQNEFRKEKNLFTNSSNGEKIELYTAANETDEATWVATRAQELIASGVPANEIAVLFRANFQSRVLEEAFLNTHVPYQMLGVRFFERKEVKDILSYIIAALNPDSTTAIARIINVPARGIGKTTLLKILSYQEHDLPAKMKEKIERFRALLGRVAEVARTHKPSDVVKFVIKESGLELDLIHGGDDDIERLANMKELATIATRYDALPLEEGISAFLENASLASDQDALKNDESSVKLMTIHAAKGLEFAHVFIAGLEEGLFPDERSETRDTPEEREEERRLFYVALTRARHQAHLSYAFIRTIYGTATINTPSRFVTEMDTDLIEDVTPTNEWKPQGGFGKGLLDIDF from the coding sequence TTGGTATTTGATATTGGATATTTGTTATTTGGCGCCCATGCGCCGTGGTATGATGCGTCCATGCATTACCTTGAAAGCTTAAATCCTGCCCAACGAAGGGCTGTTGAGCATATTGATGGCGCCCTTATGATTATTGCTGGGGCCGGAACAGGAAAAACACGCGTTATCACGACCCGCATACTCCACCTTATTAATAGTGGGGTACTTCCAGAGAAAATCCTTGCCATTACGTTCACCAACAAAGCAGCAACTGAAATGCGCGAGCGGGTCGGCCACCTCCTTGGAAGGACCCTACATGCCAGCTACCACATACCAGCTACCACTTCTCCCTTCGTCGGAACCTTCCACTCCCTCGGTGTCAAAATCCTTCGAGAAAGTGCAGCGCGACTCGGCGTAACTAAGTACTTCACCATTTTTGATCGAGATAATTCGCTCTCGGCAATAAAACGAATTGTAAAAGATCTCGGTTTGGATCCAAAACAACACTCACCAAACGCATTCCTTTCAGTTATTTCAAAAAACAAAGGTGAAGCGACGACACTTTCAAAGTTTAAAGAAAAAGCAGGTTCGTCCTATTTTGAACGATTGGTTGTACCTGTGTGGGAAAAATACAATGACGTACTCACCAAAGAAAAGGCATTTGATTTTGACGACCTTCTTCTCTCAACTCTTGAACTCCTCAAAAAAAATCCAGATATTCTAGAACACTACCAACAGCGATGGTCACACGTGCACGTTGACGAGTATCAAGACACCAACACGGTGCAGTACGAATTTACCAAACTATTAGCAGGCGGACATGGAAATATTTGCGTTGTTGGCGATCATGACCAGTGTATTTACACATGGCGAAGTGCGGACATGCGTAATCTCGCGCGGTTTGAAAAAGATTTTGCAAATGTCACCATCGTGATGCTTGAAGAAAACTATCGTTCAACGCAAACAATCCTCTCCGCAGCAAACAGTGCCATTGCACAAAATGAATTTAGAAAAGAAAAAAATCTTTTTACCAATAGCTCCAACGGAGAAAAGATAGAGCTCTACACTGCAGCAAACGAAACAGATGAAGCAACGTGGGTTGCAACACGCGCACAGGAATTAATTGCGAGCGGGGTTCCAGCAAATGAAATTGCTGTGCTCTTTCGCGCAAACTTTCAGTCACGTGTACTTGAAGAGGCGTTTTTAAACACGCACGTGCCGTATCAAATGCTTGGCGTACGATTTTTTGAACGAAAAGAGGTGAAAGATATTCTCTCGTACATTATCGCCGCACTCAACCCAGACAGCACCACCGCCATTGCGCGCATCATTAATGTGCCCGCACGCGGAATTGGGAAAACAACACTGCTCAAAATTCTTTCATACCAAGAACACGATTTGCCTGCAAAGATGAAAGAAAAAATCGAACGCTTCCGTGCACTTCTCGGACGCGTTGCAGAAGTAGCGCGCACACACAAACCCTCCGACGTGGTGAAGTTTGTAATTAAAGAAAGTGGACTTGAACTCGATCTTATACACGGAGGTGACGACGACATAGAACGCCTTGCCAACATGAAAGAGCTTGCAACGATTGCAACGCGATACGACGCACTTCCGCTCGAAGAGGGAATCAGTGCATTCCTTGAAAACGCATCACTAGCAAGCGATCAAGATGCACTCAAAAACGACGAGTCATCCGTAAAGCTTATGACCATCCACGCCGCAAAAGGCCTTGAATTTGCTCATGTTTTTATTGCCGGACTCGAAGAAGGGCTGTTTCCGGACGAGCGAAGCGAGACACGTGATACGCCAGAAGAACGTGAGGAGGAGCGCCGACTTTTTTACGTTGCACTCACCCGCGCACGCCACCAAGCACACCTTTCCTACGCATTCATTCGTACTATTTATGGAACGGCGACTATCAATACGCCCTCGCGATTTGTTACCGAAATGGATACCGATCTTATTGAGGACGTCACCCCAACAAACGAGTGGAAACCGCAAGGTGGTTTTGGAAAAGGACTCCTTGATATAGACTTTTAA
- a CDS encoding M23 family metallopeptidase, whose product MKHGVQSKRFWRAFVFRVVVSLLPFVTYGALLGIYGALPSVGAQEEFPGIRLTSLNMPLLESTGNPNPKLAVATPSNIVYGVALASDENPIADGRRLSATSDQISTYVVREGDSLSMIADMFNVSINTIRWANNMTGKSTIQPGQTLVILPVTGIRHIVKKGDTIQSIAKKYKGDVEEIIQYNGLEEGTALVVASEIIIPDGEVVVTSSKSASGGASRAYSGPTYAGYYLRPTHGVRSQGLHGHNGIDIAAPVGTPVYASAAGEVIVSQSGGWNGGYGNYIVVKHGNGTQTLYAHLSSTSVAVGDSVGQGDVIGAVGSTGRSTGAHLHFEVRGATNPF is encoded by the coding sequence ATGAAACATGGTGTTCAGTCAAAGCGCTTCTGGCGCGCTTTTGTCTTTCGTGTCGTTGTTTCACTACTTCCCTTCGTGACCTACGGTGCGTTGCTTGGTATATATGGTGCATTGCCTTCAGTGGGTGCTCAGGAAGAATTTCCCGGTATTCGACTCACGTCACTCAACATGCCATTATTGGAAAGTACAGGAAATCCAAATCCAAAACTCGCTGTAGCAACGCCTTCTAATATTGTATACGGCGTTGCGCTCGCTTCTGATGAAAACCCAATTGCTGATGGTCGTCGGCTTTCGGCAACATCTGATCAAATTTCTACATACGTTGTTCGCGAAGGAGACTCCCTTTCAATGATTGCGGACATGTTTAACGTTTCCATAAACACTATTCGTTGGGCAAACAACATGACCGGCAAATCGACGATTCAGCCAGGACAAACACTCGTCATTCTTCCGGTGACAGGTATTCGTCACATAGTGAAGAAAGGTGACACCATACAAAGTATTGCAAAGAAGTACAAGGGTGATGTTGAAGAAATTATACAGTACAACGGTTTGGAAGAAGGAACAGCTCTTGTTGTTGCGAGTGAAATTATTATTCCTGACGGTGAGGTTGTTGTGACGTCTTCAAAGAGTGCTTCGGGTGGTGCATCTCGGGCATACTCAGGGCCAACATACGCTGGATACTACCTACGACCAACACATGGGGTGCGATCTCAAGGGTTGCACGGACACAATGGTATTGATATTGCCGCACCAGTGGGAACACCTGTGTACGCTTCAGCTGCGGGTGAGGTCATTGTTTCTCAAAGCGGTGGATGGAATGGTGGATACGGAAACTACATTGTGGTGAAGCACGGTAATGGAACACAGACGCTGTATGCACACTTGAGTAGTACGTCGGTTGCCGTTGGTGATAGTGTTGGACAAGGTGACGTGATTGGAGCTGTTGGTTCAACAGGACGTTCAACAGGGGCGCACTTGCACTTTGAAGTTCGTGGGGCAACAAACCCTTTCTAA
- a CDS encoding YifB family Mg chelatase-like AAA ATPase translates to MSFAKVYSAQTSLLTAHIISVEVDVSNGLHAFSIVGLPDKAVEESRDRVSAAIKNSNFESPKSRNQKIVISLAPADIKKEGPSFDIAIALAYLLSQDDIRFNPDKKLFLGELSLDGDVRRIAGVLPLVIKAQHMGFTEVYVPTENTTEAALVRGISVFGARSLTELIAHLNEKKKPEEPKRAPQKIAVTPETEYIPTVAPYSIDFSDVRGQTTAKRALEIAAAGGHNIALWGPPGTGKTLLAKALVGILPPLSFDEMLEVTAIHSVAGLLKEHTVTHPPFRSPHHTSSYVSLVGGGAFPKPGEITLAHRGVLFLDEFPEFDRRVIESLRQPLEDRVVSVARVRGSAQFPADTLLVAALNPCPCGKWGSGRACTCSPHILLHYQRKLSGPVMDRIDLWVEVAPVEHADLSRGSDGEASSVVRERVLSARTYQTKRFENTPRRKNSDMNVRDLDTFTPLSKEVRDILNVSAKKLDLSARAYHRVIKIARTIADLENAEHIEKHHILEALQYRPKMFTT, encoded by the coding sequence ATGTCTTTCGCAAAAGTGTACAGTGCACAAACGTCGCTTCTCACAGCGCACATTATTTCTGTTGAAGTAGATGTGTCCAATGGCTTGCATGCATTTTCAATCGTGGGACTTCCCGACAAGGCCGTCGAAGAATCGCGCGACCGAGTATCTGCAGCAATAAAAAACAGCAACTTCGAATCACCCAAAAGTAGAAACCAAAAAATAGTTATTTCTCTCGCACCCGCTGACATCAAAAAAGAAGGCCCATCATTTGATATCGCCATCGCACTTGCATATCTATTGTCGCAAGATGATATTCGTTTTAATCCTGACAAAAAATTATTTCTCGGGGAACTTTCTCTTGATGGAGACGTGCGTCGTATTGCAGGTGTCCTTCCACTTGTTATCAAAGCACAACACATGGGATTCACGGAAGTGTATGTCCCCACCGAAAACACGACAGAAGCAGCACTCGTTCGTGGTATTTCTGTGTTTGGAGCACGTTCACTTACAGAACTCATCGCGCATCTCAACGAAAAGAAAAAGCCAGAGGAACCAAAGAGGGCGCCACAAAAAATAGCCGTCACACCAGAGACAGAATACATCCCAACTGTTGCGCCATACAGTATTGATTTCTCGGACGTGCGTGGACAAACAACTGCAAAACGCGCACTTGAGATTGCGGCAGCGGGCGGACACAACATTGCGTTGTGGGGTCCGCCCGGAACAGGAAAAACACTTCTTGCAAAAGCGCTCGTCGGTATTCTCCCGCCACTCTCATTTGATGAGATGTTGGAAGTAACAGCAATTCATTCTGTTGCAGGATTACTCAAGGAGCACACCGTCACACACCCACCATTTCGCTCCCCACACCATACAAGTTCGTATGTCTCTCTCGTTGGTGGCGGAGCATTTCCAAAGCCAGGAGAAATCACTCTCGCACATCGCGGTGTGCTTTTTTTAGATGAGTTTCCTGAATTTGATAGACGCGTCATTGAAAGTTTGCGACAACCACTCGAAGATCGTGTCGTGTCGGTTGCACGCGTCCGCGGAAGCGCACAGTTTCCCGCCGATACACTTTTAGTTGCAGCACTCAATCCATGTCCGTGTGGAAAGTGGGGGAGTGGACGAGCCTGCACGTGCTCGCCGCACATTTTACTTCACTACCAACGAAAGCTGTCTGGACCAGTTATGGATAGAATTGATTTGTGGGTTGAAGTTGCGCCTGTTGAACATGCAGACCTCTCACGCGGTAGTGATGGTGAGGCAAGTAGTGTCGTGCGGGAGCGCGTTCTTTCTGCACGCACGTACCAAACAAAAAGATTTGAAAATACACCACGAAGAAAAAACAGTGATATGAACGTGCGCGACCTGGATACGTTTACACCACTGTCAAAAGAGGTGCGAGATATTCTCAATGTATCTGCAAAAAAGTTAGACCTCTCGGCCCGTGCGTACCATCGCGTCATAAAAATTGCTCGCACCATTGCTGATTTAGAAAATGCTGAGCACATCGAAAAACACCACATCCTCGAAGCACTCCAGTATCGACCAAAAATGTTCACGACATAA
- a CDS encoding polyribonucleotide nucleotidyltransferase — protein sequence MKSKTFETVFGEKTLSAEFNDLAMQANGSVIVRYGNTAVLATAVMGSKEREGIDYFPLTVDYEEKFYAAGQILGGKYMRREGKPSDEAILSGRIVDRTVRPLFDQRLRIEVQVVTTILSIGEDDPDVIATIAASLALGVSDIPWAGPVGAVRLGRTPEGAWILNPNYEQRKTNVLDLLVCGRDQKVNMIETGAHQVPEDIIIEGLTKAVEEITKLETFQNNIIKELGKEKKVFTFPTLSDAALALFEKEIAPQLESAVFCGISGGEKVGELHHVWHELLKTSAPDESRELADLFFEEKVEAVFDVGILAGKRPDNRDFDQVREIYTQAGGVAPMLHGAGVFYRGETHVLAALTLGGPEAVQEMEGMEVKGAKSFMLHYNFPPYSTGETGRMGGTNRRMIGHGALAEKALSAVIPPKETFPYTIRIVSEVMSSNGSSSMGSVCGGTLALLDAGVPILAPVAGIAMGVVLEANEASQLTSFRVLTDIQGPEDHYGDMDFKVAGTRDGVTAMQMDVKVAGVPLSVFPEAFEKAKKARLHILDKIAEALPAPRAEMNPNAPRILVTKIKKEFIGAVIGGGGKTINQIRELTGTEITIEEDGTVFITGNVEGAEKTKKIIEGIAREYNVGEKFEGVVTRIADFGLFVRMGDEIPLSGMKDTEGLVHISEIAPFRLASMDGVANVGDMVPVIIKELGEEGKIKLSIKDADPDFAVRKGLKEGAAPSGDFRSGGDFRRPGGSGGYRGGSRR from the coding sequence ATGAAAAGTAAAACATTCGAGACGGTTTTTGGTGAAAAAACCCTCTCCGCAGAGTTTAACGACCTCGCCATGCAGGCGAATGGTTCCGTGATTGTTCGCTATGGCAACACTGCCGTTCTTGCCACTGCGGTCATGGGTTCAAAAGAGCGTGAAGGAATAGATTATTTTCCTCTCACTGTTGATTATGAAGAAAAGTTTTATGCGGCAGGACAAATTCTTGGAGGTAAGTACATGCGCCGAGAAGGGAAGCCGTCGGACGAAGCAATCCTCTCTGGTCGCATTGTTGACCGCACCGTACGCCCACTTTTTGATCAACGCCTTCGTATTGAAGTACAAGTAGTCACTACTATTCTTTCTATTGGAGAGGACGACCCAGATGTTATTGCAACTATTGCCGCATCACTTGCACTCGGTGTGTCAGATATTCCATGGGCAGGTCCAGTTGGTGCAGTACGACTGGGGAGAACTCCTGAAGGTGCGTGGATACTCAACCCGAACTACGAGCAACGCAAAACAAACGTACTTGATTTACTTGTCTGCGGACGAGATCAGAAGGTCAACATGATTGAAACAGGAGCACACCAAGTTCCCGAGGACATCATCATCGAAGGACTCACTAAAGCAGTTGAGGAAATTACAAAATTGGAAACATTCCAAAACAACATCATCAAAGAATTAGGAAAAGAGAAAAAAGTATTCACATTTCCAACGCTCTCCGACGCAGCACTCGCATTGTTTGAAAAAGAGATTGCCCCGCAACTTGAGAGCGCTGTGTTCTGTGGCATTTCCGGAGGAGAGAAAGTGGGCGAACTCCACCACGTATGGCACGAACTCCTCAAAACAAGTGCACCAGATGAAAGTCGTGAACTTGCTGATTTATTTTTTGAAGAAAAAGTTGAAGCAGTGTTTGATGTTGGAATCCTCGCCGGCAAACGTCCCGACAACCGAGACTTTGATCAAGTGCGAGAAATCTACACGCAAGCAGGAGGCGTTGCACCAATGCTTCACGGAGCGGGTGTGTTCTACCGAGGTGAAACACACGTACTCGCAGCACTCACGCTCGGTGGTCCAGAAGCAGTTCAAGAAATGGAAGGGATGGAGGTCAAAGGAGCAAAAAGTTTTATGCTGCACTACAACTTTCCTCCATATTCAACAGGAGAAACAGGACGTATGGGTGGAACAAATCGCCGCATGATTGGACACGGGGCACTTGCAGAAAAAGCCCTTTCTGCTGTTATTCCTCCCAAAGAAACCTTCCCTTATACGATTCGTATTGTGTCAGAAGTGATGTCATCAAACGGTTCATCATCAATGGGTTCTGTGTGCGGAGGAACGCTGGCACTTCTTGATGCAGGTGTACCAATCCTCGCGCCAGTTGCTGGTATTGCAATGGGAGTTGTTCTAGAAGCTAATGAAGCTAGTCAGCTAACCAGCTTCCGCGTGCTGACCGACATTCAAGGACCAGAAGATCACTACGGCGACATGGATTTCAAAGTTGCCGGAACACGTGATGGTGTGACTGCAATGCAAATGGATGTAAAGGTTGCTGGAGTTCCACTTTCTGTTTTTCCAGAAGCATTTGAAAAAGCGAAGAAGGCGCGCCTCCACATTTTAGATAAAATCGCAGAGGCGCTTCCTGCACCACGAGCAGAAATGAATCCAAATGCACCGCGTATTCTCGTCACAAAAATTAAAAAAGAATTCATTGGTGCCGTGATTGGTGGTGGGGGAAAGACCATCAACCAAATTCGTGAACTCACCGGAACAGAAATTACGATTGAAGAAGACGGGACCGTATTCATCACGGGAAATGTTGAAGGTGCAGAAAAAACAAAGAAAATCATTGAAGGAATTGCGCGTGAATACAATGTTGGTGAAAAATTTGAAGGTGTTGTCACACGCATTGCCGACTTTGGTCTCTTTGTCCGCATGGGTGATGAAATTCCTCTTTCTGGAATGAAGGACACCGAGGGATTAGTACACATTTCTGAGATCGCACCATTTCGTCTTGCATCAATGGATGGGGTAGCAAACGTTGGAGACATGGTTCCCGTCATAATCAAAGAACTGGGTGAGGAAGGGAAGATTAAACTCTCCATTAAGGATGCAGACCCTGACTTTGCAGTTCGCAAAGGTTTGAAGGAAGGTGCAGCACCATCAGGAGACTTCCGTTCTGGTGGAGATTTCCGCCGTCCTGGTGGTTCTGGAGGATATCGAGGGGGATCTAGAAGGTAA